The Marinilongibacter aquaticus genome has a window encoding:
- a CDS encoding winged helix-turn-helix transcriptional regulator has product MDSTIQKESITLKENNMLSNGTCPKNMRSIRDALEALEGKWKLLILFALSEKPQRFRALSREVSGITDKMLSKELKSLEANELITRKVFDTFPPTVEYAITPHGKSLEKVLEALHLWGLEHRNKIFGQA; this is encoded by the coding sequence ATGGATAGCACTATCCAGAAAGAAAGCATCACGCTTAAAGAAAACAACATGCTGTCGAACGGTACTTGCCCTAAAAATATGCGGTCTATTCGCGATGCCCTGGAAGCACTGGAAGGCAAATGGAAACTGCTGATTTTGTTTGCATTGTCGGAGAAGCCACAGCGTTTCAGAGCTCTTTCACGAGAAGTGTCGGGAATAACAGACAAAATGCTTTCGAAAGAACTTAAAAGTCTGGAAGCCAATGAGTTGATTACGCGTAAAGTATTCGATACTTTTCCGCCAACAGTGGAATACGCCATCACGCCGCACGGGAAATCCTTGGAGAAAGTACTGGAAGCCTTGCATTTATGGGGTTTGGAACACCGCAACAAAATTTTTGGGCAAGCCTGA
- a CDS encoding arylsulfatase has product MNKYILAFCGLFIFPSLSAQEKAHPNVILIVTDDQGYGDFGFTGNPHAQTPVLDKFANENTLFTNYHVSPVCAPTRSSLMTGRYSIRTGVRDTYNGGATMSTEEVTIAEMLKAENYRTGIFGKWHLGDNYPSRPMDQGFDESLIHLSGGMGQVGDFTTFFQGNRSYFDPVLWHNGQKEAYKGYCSDIFAEQAMRFIGESDDKPFFCYLAFNAPHTPLQVPKEYYDRFKDIDPSQGFDSSIPMPKMSEKDKEDARKVYAMVANIDDNLGRLFNLLEEKGLAENTIILFMTDNGPQQYRYTKGFREKKGNVYNGGICTPLIVHHPDYRKAQQIGTLSAHIDILPTIMDFCGIKKSPQAKLDGKSLVPCFSGKGEELNDRSLFFYWTRRYPELYQNIALIKGDFKLVGNTSYDAEIGQFSLYNVREDPFEKQNILENNTALAQTMKKELDATYTELIQEEHFKNQPLIEIGNEKERVSFLNRNDADGERGIWAQEEIYGKWNVFVNEGNYNVKFKFVKPVSGKGKLLLEANKVVFTKEIPEGEFDVIEMQNVHLSEGIGEIVPTYQLKGKNIFPFWLEIERLD; this is encoded by the coding sequence ATGAATAAGTACATTTTGGCCTTTTGCGGCCTCTTCATATTTCCGTCACTTTCTGCTCAGGAAAAAGCACACCCGAATGTCATATTAATTGTGACCGACGATCAAGGATACGGCGATTTCGGTTTTACGGGCAATCCGCATGCCCAAACACCTGTGCTCGATAAGTTTGCGAACGAAAACACTCTATTTACCAATTACCATGTATCGCCCGTGTGTGCTCCTACGAGATCGAGTCTCATGACAGGGCGGTATTCCATTCGTACAGGGGTTCGCGACACGTACAACGGCGGGGCCACGATGTCGACGGAAGAGGTAACGATTGCCGAAATGTTGAAAGCAGAAAACTACCGGACAGGCATATTCGGGAAATGGCATTTGGGCGATAATTATCCTTCGCGTCCGATGGATCAAGGCTTTGACGAATCATTGATCCACCTATCCGGAGGCATGGGGCAAGTGGGCGATTTCACCACGTTTTTCCAAGGCAATAGAAGTTATTTCGACCCTGTGCTTTGGCACAATGGCCAAAAAGAGGCCTATAAAGGCTATTGTTCGGATATTTTTGCTGAACAAGCCATGCGTTTTATCGGAGAAAGCGACGACAAACCATTCTTTTGTTATCTGGCTTTCAATGCTCCTCACACGCCGCTGCAAGTACCTAAGGAATATTATGACCGATTCAAGGATATTGACCCAAGCCAAGGTTTTGACAGCAGTATTCCGATGCCGAAAATGAGCGAGAAGGATAAAGAAGATGCCCGAAAGGTCTATGCAATGGTCGCAAATATTGATGACAATCTGGGCCGTTTGTTCAATTTACTTGAAGAAAAGGGTTTGGCAGAAAATACGATTATTCTGTTCATGACCGACAATGGTCCGCAGCAATATCGCTATACGAAAGGCTTCAGGGAAAAGAAGGGGAATGTGTACAATGGCGGCATTTGTACGCCTTTAATTGTGCATCATCCCGACTATAGAAAGGCTCAGCAAATCGGTACACTTTCGGCCCATATCGACATTCTGCCTACCATAATGGACTTTTGCGGTATAAAAAAATCGCCCCAAGCAAAGCTCGATGGGAAAAGCCTAGTGCCTTGTTTTTCGGGAAAAGGAGAGGAGTTGAATGACAGAAGTTTGTTTTTCTATTGGACACGCAGGTATCCCGAACTTTATCAAAATATCGCTCTCATTAAGGGTGATTTCAAACTTGTGGGGAATACTTCTTATGACGCCGAAATAGGGCAGTTTTCGCTCTATAATGTGCGAGAAGATCCCTTTGAAAAGCAGAATATTCTTGAAAACAATACAGCCTTGGCCCAAACCATGAAAAAGGAATTGGATGCCACGTACACCGAATTGATTCAAGAAGAACATTTCAAAAATCAACCTTTGATCGAAATCGGCAATGAGAAGGAAAGAGTCAGTTTTCTGAATCGAAACGATGCCGACGGTGAAAGGGGAATTTGGGCCCAAGAAGAAATTTACGGAAAATGGAATGTCTTTGTGAATGAAGGCAATTACAATGTGAAGTTTAAATTTGTGAAACCTGTATCTGGCAAGGGAAAACTTTTACTCGAGGCCAATAAAGTGGTGTTCACCAAAGAGATTCCAGAGGGCGAATTCGATGTCATCGAAATGCAAAACGTACATTTATCCGAAGGAATAGGCGAAATTGTACCCACATACCAACTGAAGGGTAAAAACATTTTCCCTTTTTGGCTTGAAATCGAGCGTCTGGATTAG
- a CDS encoding efflux RND transporter periplasmic adaptor subunit: protein MKVFAVKTTILSSLLLLSGCGHSDQNEEKKALEKPVTETFSLGKDILSTSVSIPAELSGFQYVDLYAKVSSYVKDLKVDIGSKVKKGDLLVELEAPEISSQLAAAESGLLSQEALYTASNSTYNRLFETSKIEGTVSKNDLEQALAQKNSDFAKFQAAKATYKEMQIMQSYLQIHAPFDGVVTARNVNTGAYVGPTGTGSQSPLLTVQDYKKLRLVVSVPGSYAAYLKQGDAINFTVNSLPNHNFESKIARMSGALDTKLRSERVEMDIVNNKVLLPGMIAEAVLPLNTKDSTFVVPESAVVTYSEGTFVIQNRGGKAHRINVKKGRTQGERVEVFSDSLKVNDELIKLASEEIREGMTLKLSAK from the coding sequence ATGAAAGTATTTGCAGTAAAAACCACTATATTATCGAGCCTGCTGCTCTTGTCGGGCTGTGGCCACAGCGATCAAAACGAAGAAAAGAAAGCCCTGGAAAAGCCCGTCACAGAGACTTTTAGCTTAGGCAAAGATATCCTTTCGACAAGCGTCTCCATTCCTGCCGAGCTTTCGGGTTTTCAGTATGTGGATTTGTACGCCAAGGTCAGCAGTTACGTCAAAGACCTTAAAGTGGATATTGGAAGCAAAGTAAAAAAAGGAGACTTGCTTGTAGAGCTCGAAGCTCCTGAAATAAGCTCGCAATTGGCCGCAGCCGAATCCGGACTTCTTTCTCAAGAAGCCCTCTACACAGCCAGCAACAGCACCTACAATCGCCTGTTCGAAACCAGTAAAATAGAAGGCACAGTATCAAAAAACGATCTGGAACAGGCTTTGGCACAAAAGAATTCCGATTTTGCCAAGTTTCAAGCGGCAAAAGCCACTTATAAGGAAATGCAGATCATGCAAAGTTATTTGCAAATCCATGCTCCTTTTGATGGCGTGGTTACGGCCCGAAACGTGAACACAGGAGCGTATGTTGGTCCCACAGGCACAGGTTCTCAATCGCCGCTGCTAACCGTTCAGGATTATAAAAAACTACGTTTGGTGGTTTCCGTTCCCGGAAGTTACGCGGCCTATTTAAAGCAGGGTGATGCGATAAATTTCACCGTAAATTCGCTGCCCAATCACAATTTTGAATCGAAAATTGCCCGTATGTCTGGAGCTTTGGACACCAAGCTTCGGTCGGAAAGAGTGGAAATGGATATTGTAAACAATAAGGTTCTCTTACCCGGCATGATTGCCGAAGCCGTTTTACCGCTCAATACAAAAGACAGCACATTTGTGGTGCCGGAATCGGCGGTGGTAACCTACAGCGAAGGCACCTTTGTGATTCAAAATCGAGGGGGAAAAGCCCACCGAATAAATGTAAAAAAAGGACGCACGCAAGGTGAGCG
- a CDS encoding DoxX family protein, whose translation MNPLKIKNTALSISEMLLSVTLLWASWMKLSQSPDELAVQWPWVAAYPNLVKFTGFVDLLASLGFTLPSILHRGKKWKFYAAMGLIALMLSAIIFHISRGEAGVIGINILILLLAAFVAWGSAKSENFV comes from the coding sequence ATGAATCCTTTAAAAATCAAAAATACCGCCCTTTCTATAAGCGAAATGCTGCTTTCTGTCACTTTACTTTGGGCCTCATGGATGAAACTTTCGCAAAGTCCAGACGAATTGGCCGTACAATGGCCTTGGGTTGCAGCCTATCCCAATTTGGTCAAGTTTACAGGTTTTGTCGATTTGCTGGCCAGCTTAGGGTTTACACTACCAAGCATACTGCACAGAGGGAAAAAGTGGAAATTCTATGCGGCAATGGGCCTTATAGCTTTGATGCTTTCGGCCATAATTTTTCACATTTCGAGAGGCGAAGCGGGCGTAATCGGCATAAATATTTTGATTTTATTGCTCGCTGCTTTTGTTGCTTGGGGAAGTGCAAAAAGTGAAAATTTCGTATAA
- a CDS encoding TolC family protein: protein MANFNTIRAKQNYIQGAKEVVEQVKMDYLPNFNLAIQQDYGTVNGQNGPLYGFGGLGVSSSGLPLPNQTWNAAFGSLYLANVNWNFFTFGRTTQRINIAKAEVEQYKKDYEQEIFKHKVKIAAAYLNLLASQRLLLSQQKNLERAKVIHSNAAVRVKNGLLPGVDSTLAAAEVSKAKISLNQIKQQLKIQNNELANFMGIEAEDFDLDTTFIAEIPAAAVITSEVQSDSTNPILSFYLSRIAVSVNQFTLFKKEYLPTFSLWGIYQNRGSGFNSNYSTDQSSFTQNYWKGIKPVRQNYLFGVGVTWNLTTMARSSRKAAAQKWITQGLEEEYKAISLALSTQLDAANARIKYALDNYNEAPLQVLAAKQAYAQRMALYNNGLIDLVDLTQALYTLNRAETDRDVIYTNVWQALLMKAAATGDFNLFIHEF, encoded by the coding sequence ATGGCGAACTTCAACACCATTCGAGCCAAACAAAACTATATTCAGGGAGCGAAAGAAGTAGTCGAACAGGTAAAAATGGATTATTTACCGAATTTCAATCTGGCGATTCAACAAGACTACGGTACGGTGAATGGGCAAAACGGCCCCCTTTATGGCTTCGGAGGCTTGGGGGTTTCTTCATCCGGCTTGCCCCTACCCAACCAAACTTGGAACGCCGCTTTCGGTTCTTTGTACTTGGCGAATGTAAATTGGAATTTCTTCACATTTGGCCGAACCACGCAACGAATCAATATTGCCAAGGCCGAAGTCGAGCAATACAAAAAAGATTACGAACAGGAAATATTCAAGCACAAAGTAAAAATTGCCGCGGCGTATCTCAATTTATTGGCCAGTCAAAGGCTTTTGCTTTCCCAGCAAAAAAATCTGGAAAGGGCGAAGGTAATTCACAGCAATGCTGCTGTTCGGGTTAAAAATGGCCTTTTACCCGGTGTGGATTCTACACTTGCTGCCGCCGAGGTGTCGAAAGCAAAAATTTCTTTGAATCAGATAAAACAGCAATTGAAAATCCAAAACAACGAACTGGCCAATTTCATGGGAATCGAGGCGGAAGATTTTGATTTGGACACCACTTTTATTGCTGAAATTCCGGCTGCGGCTGTCATCACGTCAGAAGTGCAGAGCGACAGTACAAATCCAATATTGAGCTTTTATTTGAGCCGAATCGCGGTCAGTGTAAATCAGTTTACTTTATTCAAAAAAGAGTATTTACCTACTTTCTCGCTATGGGGCATCTATCAAAACAGAGGATCTGGGTTCAATTCCAATTATTCGACGGATCAAAGCTCTTTTACCCAGAACTATTGGAAAGGGATAAAACCTGTTCGTCAAAATTACCTCTTTGGTGTGGGCGTAACCTGGAACCTCACCACCATGGCCCGATCGTCGAGAAAAGCGGCAGCTCAAAAGTGGATCACACAGGGGCTTGAAGAAGAATACAAGGCCATCAGCCTTGCACTTTCAACGCAATTGGATGCCGCCAATGCTCGCATAAAATACGCTTTGGACAATTACAATGAAGCTCCCTTGCAAGTGCTTGCAGCCAAACAAGCCTATGCACAACGCATGGCTTTATACAACAATGGCTTAATTGATTTGGTCGATCTTACCCAAGCTCTGTATACGCTGAACAGAGCGGAAACCGATCGCGATGTCATTTACACCAATGTATGGCAAGCCTTGCTGATGAAAGCCGCAGCCACTGGCGATTTCAATCTTTTTATTCACGAATTCTAA
- a CDS encoding YfiT family bacillithiol transferase, with protein MIANQYPIGDFSRAESYSKEELDAFLNALKTFPDDLDLVLWDISDEQLNTAYREGGWTARQVVHHLADSHMNMLVRLKWTLTEDTPKIKAYYEDRWANLPDYSLPISVSVSMLKGIHVKIVQILENLSDEELNRKYFHPESQKYWDLKTVMALYAWHGKHHLAHIKICKGEWKA; from the coding sequence ATGATCGCAAACCAGTACCCCATAGGAGATTTCAGTCGAGCGGAAAGCTATTCGAAAGAAGAATTGGATGCTTTTTTAAACGCCCTGAAAACGTTTCCGGATGATCTGGATTTGGTGCTGTGGGATATCAGCGACGAACAATTGAATACGGCTTATCGCGAAGGCGGTTGGACTGCCCGTCAGGTTGTGCATCATTTGGCCGACAGCCACATGAACATGCTGGTACGTTTGAAGTGGACTTTGACTGAAGATACGCCCAAGATCAAAGCTTATTATGAAGACCGCTGGGCAAATTTACCCGACTATTCTTTGCCGATAAGCGTCTCTGTATCGATGTTGAAGGGTATTCACGTCAAGATTGTACAGATTTTGGAAAACCTTTCTGACGAAGAGTTGAACAGAAAATACTTTCATCCAGAATCGCAAAAATATTGGGATTTGAAGACCGTCATGGCCCTTTATGCTTGGCATGGCAAGCACCATTTGGCTCACATCAAAATCTGCAAAGGAGAATGGAAAGCATAG
- a CDS encoding sensor histidine kinase, protein MAKLNTYIESFLEKIWWQELFILVFSFVLFTLNDWILIRSWRGVGSGCAYYLLLYSHAQLNRFFLLPILLKKHKPVLYLLASVALLLVFSLFLYQVATVWIYKNCFLYKSSEQKSYVFQAATLVASLICILSVTLIFKFYRDHKRLDKEKILYSRAQLNSLKEQLNPHFLFNTFNTLYGISLQYPQRTPKLIMHVSQLMRYQLESNQSQCVPLEDEVDFVNNYVELEKERVGYRCDIAFDSSIDKENTYKIPPMLLISFIENAFKHGTLTTENCFVKINLSVTNGKMKFSVENTLPQKEKDKKVVSTKIGLKNTKGRLNLVYGNSYTLDIVEKDTYLVDLRLKLKTL, encoded by the coding sequence ATGGCAAAACTAAATACGTATATAGAAAGCTTCTTGGAGAAGATCTGGTGGCAAGAATTGTTTATTCTGGTATTCTCCTTTGTGCTCTTTACCCTGAACGATTGGATTCTTATTCGCTCTTGGCGTGGAGTAGGCTCGGGCTGTGCCTATTATTTGCTGCTTTATTCGCATGCTCAGCTCAATCGCTTTTTTCTCCTGCCCATTCTTTTGAAAAAGCACAAACCCGTTTTGTATCTGTTGGCCAGTGTGGCATTGCTGCTTGTCTTTTCCTTGTTTCTTTATCAGGTGGCTACGGTTTGGATCTACAAGAATTGCTTTTTGTATAAATCTTCTGAACAGAAAAGCTACGTTTTTCAGGCTGCCACTTTGGTGGCTTCGCTGATTTGCATCTTGTCCGTTACACTTATTTTCAAATTTTATCGCGATCACAAAAGGCTCGACAAAGAAAAAATATTGTACAGCAGAGCACAGCTCAATTCTTTGAAAGAACAATTGAATCCTCATTTTCTGTTCAATACATTCAATACGCTATACGGCATTAGCCTACAATATCCGCAACGCACGCCCAAGCTCATTATGCATGTTTCGCAGCTTATGCGTTATCAGCTCGAAAGCAATCAAAGCCAGTGTGTACCCTTGGAAGACGAAGTGGATTTTGTCAATAACTACGTAGAATTGGAGAAAGAAAGGGTGGGGTACCGCTGCGACATTGCATTCGACAGCTCCATAGACAAAGAAAATACATACAAGATTCCGCCGATGCTGTTGATCAGTTTTATCGAAAATGCATTCAAGCACGGCACGCTCACTACCGAAAACTGTTTTGTGAAAATAAACCTGAGCGTGACGAATGGCAAGATGAAATTTTCGGTGGAAAATACCTTGCCCCAAAAAGAAAAGGACAAGAAAGTGGTATCGACCAAAATAGGTCTGAAAAATACAAAAGGAAGACTTAACTTGGTTTACGGTAATAGTTATACGCTTGATATTGTGGAAAAGGATACCTACTTGGTCGATTTGAGATTAAAATTGAAAACCCTGTAA
- a CDS encoding efflux RND transporter permease subunit produces MNLIRFALRKPISILVLVAGLCFFGIGAVRSVKVDILPKMNMPVLYLAHPFAGYTPDQMESYFAKAYINIMLFANGVKSIETKNLQGLTLMKVSYYEDTNMAQAAAELSALSNRIQAIFPPGTQPPFIIRFDSSTLPIGQLVLSSEERSNNELQDLANVYVRSSFTSIPGLLSPAPFGGSPRTIEINVDPAQLRAHNLTPDQVVAAIKLNNQTAPSGNVRIGDTNYLTPTNNTIKDIKDFEKIPLFKGGVQNLYLGDIAKVKDGADITTGYALVNGKRSVYINIAKAGDASTWEVVKRLKAALPKIRSTLPEDVKVSYEFDQSVYVINSVKSLITEGVIGAILTGLMVVLFLGDRRAALIVILTIPISIISGVFFLKLFGQTINLMSLSGLALAIGILVDESTVTIENIHQHLDMGKPKALAIWDACKEIALPKLLILLCILSVFAPAFTMVGIPGALFLPLALAIGFSMITSFLLSQTFVPVMANWLMKSAHGQSSSSHAKNVKEDAAEKQEYAEREDYDNNGKISPFEKFRISFMRLLDRIMPGRKFVGIAYLIGATALALLALNKIGQDVFPKVNSSQFQLRLRAPDGTKLERTEEKAVKVLHEVEKMVGQEHIGISSMYVGTHPSLFSVNPIYLFMAGPHEAVLQVSLKDYEADMEVFKDELRAKIKEVVPDMKVSYEPIELTDKVLSQGSPTPIEIRLASKNKKQNEAYAEKIMAKMREVDYFRDVQIAQSIHYPALNINIDRLKAAQLGVDVSDISRSLIASTSSSRYTDKNTWIDEKAGLSYSVQVQVPLDKMKSQQDIEEIPVLENSARPVLGDVATITESETHGENDNVGAMPYISITANVDHTNLGTASKEVDKIIASLDELPRGLFIEPIGLSKVLSETMESLEAGLLVAIVVIFLMLSANFQSFRVSFVVLTTVPAVVLGSLIMLLATGSTLNLQSYMGIIMSVGVSIANAVLLVTNAEQLRKVSGNATQAAREAASIRLRPIIMTSVAMIAGMLPMAIGHGEGGEQVSPLGRAVIGGLLFSTFTVLVILPLIFAWAQGKVSTQSVSLDPEDEESKFYVPTTER; encoded by the coding sequence ATGAATTTAATACGATTTGCACTTCGTAAACCTATATCCATACTCGTTCTTGTTGCTGGACTTTGCTTTTTCGGTATCGGGGCCGTACGCTCTGTAAAGGTCGACATCCTACCCAAAATGAATATGCCCGTGCTTTATCTGGCTCATCCATTTGCAGGCTATACGCCCGACCAAATGGAGTCGTATTTTGCCAAGGCCTACATCAATATCATGCTGTTTGCCAACGGGGTAAAATCCATCGAAACAAAGAATTTGCAGGGATTGACACTCATGAAGGTGAGCTATTATGAAGACACGAACATGGCTCAGGCTGCGGCCGAACTCAGTGCACTGTCAAACAGGATTCAAGCGATTTTCCCTCCGGGTACGCAACCGCCCTTTATCATTCGTTTCGACTCGTCTACCCTGCCCATAGGCCAGTTGGTTTTGAGCAGCGAAGAAAGAAGCAACAACGAGCTTCAGGATTTGGCCAATGTATACGTGCGTTCGTCCTTCACTTCCATTCCGGGTTTGCTCTCGCCCGCACCTTTTGGAGGAAGCCCACGTACAATCGAAATCAATGTGGATCCAGCCCAGCTTCGGGCTCATAATTTGACGCCCGACCAAGTGGTGGCGGCCATTAAACTCAACAACCAAACCGCCCCTTCGGGCAATGTACGGATTGGCGACACGAACTACCTTACGCCAACCAACAACACGATTAAAGACATAAAGGATTTCGAGAAAATCCCTCTTTTCAAAGGAGGCGTGCAGAACTTGTATTTGGGTGATATTGCCAAAGTAAAAGATGGGGCTGATATCACGACAGGCTATGCTCTGGTCAATGGAAAAAGATCGGTCTACATCAACATTGCCAAGGCCGGCGATGCTTCTACATGGGAGGTCGTAAAACGGCTCAAGGCGGCATTGCCAAAAATCAGGAGTACTTTACCAGAGGATGTCAAAGTGAGCTACGAATTCGACCAGTCCGTTTATGTGATCAATTCTGTAAAAAGTTTGATCACCGAGGGGGTAATCGGAGCCATTCTCACAGGCCTGATGGTAGTGCTTTTCTTGGGCGACCGCCGAGCCGCCTTAATCGTAATCTTGACTATCCCAATATCGATTATTTCCGGAGTCTTTTTCCTCAAGCTTTTCGGGCAAACCATCAACCTCATGTCGTTGAGCGGACTGGCATTGGCCATTGGTATTTTGGTGGACGAAAGTACGGTAACAATCGAAAACATTCACCAGCATCTCGATATGGGCAAGCCCAAAGCATTGGCGATTTGGGATGCCTGTAAAGAAATCGCCTTACCCAAATTGCTGATTCTACTTTGTATTCTTTCGGTGTTTGCTCCTGCATTTACCATGGTCGGCATTCCTGGGGCATTGTTCCTTCCTTTGGCCTTGGCCATCGGTTTTTCTATGATCACCTCATTTTTGCTTTCGCAAACCTTTGTTCCTGTCATGGCCAATTGGTTAATGAAATCAGCACACGGACAAAGCTCTTCTTCGCACGCAAAAAATGTAAAGGAGGACGCCGCAGAAAAGCAAGAATATGCGGAGCGAGAAGATTACGACAACAATGGGAAAATCAGTCCTTTTGAAAAATTCCGCATAAGCTTTATGCGGTTATTGGATCGCATCATGCCGGGCAGAAAATTTGTGGGCATAGCCTATTTAATCGGTGCTACGGCATTGGCCCTACTGGCTTTAAACAAGATTGGGCAGGATGTTTTTCCGAAGGTAAACTCTTCTCAATTCCAATTGAGGCTGCGGGCTCCCGATGGCACAAAACTCGAACGCACGGAAGAAAAAGCCGTAAAAGTATTGCACGAAGTAGAAAAAATGGTGGGGCAAGAACACATTGGAATTTCTTCCATGTATGTGGGTACACACCCCTCGCTTTTTTCGGTAAACCCCATCTATTTGTTTATGGCAGGACCACACGAGGCCGTATTGCAAGTGTCGCTGAAAGATTACGAAGCCGATATGGAGGTTTTCAAAGACGAGCTAAGGGCTAAGATCAAAGAGGTCGTGCCAGACATGAAAGTGTCGTACGAACCCATCGAACTTACGGATAAAGTATTGAGCCAAGGTTCGCCTACACCGATTGAAATACGGCTAGCCAGCAAGAATAAAAAGCAAAATGAAGCCTATGCCGAGAAGATAATGGCCAAAATGCGTGAGGTGGATTATTTCAGGGATGTGCAGATTGCACAGTCGATTCACTATCCTGCATTGAATATCAATATTGACAGATTGAAGGCCGCTCAACTTGGCGTGGATGTTAGCGATATTTCTCGCTCACTGATCGCCTCTACTTCATCTTCCCGTTATACGGACAAAAACACCTGGATCGATGAAAAGGCGGGTTTGTCATACAGTGTGCAAGTGCAGGTGCCGTTGGATAAAATGAAAAGTCAGCAGGATATTGAGGAAATACCTGTACTCGAGAATTCGGCGAGGCCCGTGCTGGGCGATGTGGCTACAATCACGGAATCGGAAACCCACGGCGAAAACGACAATGTGGGTGCGATGCCTTACATTTCGATTACGGCTAATGTAGACCACACCAATTTGGGCACTGCATCGAAAGAGGTTGATAAAATAATCGCCTCATTGGATGAACTGCCTCGCGGCCTTTTCATCGAACCCATCGGTTTGAGCAAAGTATTGAGCGAAACCATGGAAAGTTTGGAAGCCGGCTTATTGGTCGCCATTGTGGTTATTTTTCTCATGTTATCGGCCAATTTTCAATCATTCCGAGTGTCTTTCGTCGTACTCACCACAGTGCCTGCGGTGGTTTTGGGTTCTTTGATCATGCTCTTGGCCACAGGCTCTACGCTCAATCTTCAATCGTATATGGGCATAATCATGTCGGTGGGTGTGTCCATTGCCAATGCGGTGCTCTTGGTAACCAATGCTGAGCAACTGAGAAAAGTAAGTGGTAACGCCACGCAAGCCGCTCGCGAGGCGGCCTCAATACGCTTAAGGCCCATTATCATGACCAGTGTAGCCATGATTGCCGGTATGCTGCCAATGGCCATTGGACATGGCGAGGGCGGCGAACAGGTTTCTCCATTGGGAAGAGCCGTAATCGGTGGACTTTTGTTTTCCACATTTACAGTATTGGTAATTCTGCCCTTGATCTTTGCTTGGGCCCAAGGCAAAGTAAGTACACAATCCGTATCCCTAGATCCAGAAGATGAAGAAAGTAAATTTTATGTACCAACAACCGAGAGGTAA
- a CDS encoding LytR/AlgR family response regulator transcription factor codes for MQPVKCIIVDDEPAAHYVLSNYIGQNAQLELVFEAYNGQDAIDYLKENSVHLMFLDIHMPDISGLELLKQIQNPPATILTTAYSEFALESYEYRVVDYLLKPIYYPRFLKALNRFFETNQNAEDEEEFCSELIVKVDSHNVNIPLDSILYTQSYGNYVKIVTQKRNYIATITTAELEKKLPSEMFIRAHKSYIIAIGKVEDMKKDRIIIKRTYIPIGITYKREISERLRDSD; via the coding sequence ATGCAGCCCGTAAAATGTATAATCGTGGACGACGAACCCGCGGCACATTATGTGTTGAGCAATTACATTGGGCAAAATGCACAACTCGAACTCGTTTTCGAAGCCTACAATGGTCAAGATGCAATCGATTATCTAAAGGAGAATAGCGTGCATTTGATGTTTCTCGATATTCATATGCCGGATATCAGCGGTTTGGAACTTTTAAAACAAATTCAAAATCCGCCAGCCACGATACTGACCACCGCTTACAGCGAATTTGCTTTGGAAAGTTATGAGTACCGTGTGGTCGATTACTTGTTGAAACCCATTTATTATCCACGATTTTTAAAGGCTTTGAATCGATTTTTTGAAACCAATCAGAATGCCGAAGACGAAGAAGAATTCTGTAGCGAGCTAATTGTGAAGGTAGACAGTCACAATGTGAATATCCCTTTGGATTCCATCTTATATACGCAGAGCTATGGCAACTACGTGAAAATCGTCACCCAAAAAAGAAATTACATTGCCACCATCACCACCGCCGAACTTGAGAAAAAGCTTCCGTCTGAAATGTTTATACGGGCCCATAAATCTTATATCATTGCGATTGGCAAAGTAGAAGACATGAAAAAGGATCGCATCATTATCAAACGAACGTATATTCCTATAGGAATTACCTACAAACGCGAAATCAGTGAAAGACTACGCGACAGCGACTGA